One genomic region from Balneola sp. encodes:
- the sprA gene encoding cell surface protein SprA has protein sequence MNGLLLMGVSAQDTSDTTKTVSEADSTLEGVKFIYRPPKGPVSLSRTVSPGKLYYINLSKEQYETTWDSTDNYTISHKIDGIEIDIPQVFNFDQFVLEKKRQQELQIRKTLINDYKEQDQQGKGLLDFSLQIPGGQSSVFTTIFGKPEVNLRVNGSANMNVGVSIQNIDDPTIEPDLQRRVDPTFNQNLQLNIQGTIGDKLTIATDWDTERAFDFQNRLSIVYEGYEDEIIKRIEMGNVSMETGNSLIRGGASLFGIKSVAELGSLRLTSVVSQQKGESDTQTITGGSQETQFAIRPVEYQNNRHFFIDFYNRQTFEQNVSNPQQLTQAYQISDLRVWISEPQINTTDPEAVRAAAFVDLGVVQNGGQYGLPNPDFDIISEDSLSQNRSNVSASAGNFDVAGNDFYNGYFRPLTEGADYSINKALGYISLNRTLSAGAYLAVSFIRQPVQGEGNTPIEVGDIAPQSSGLSYFKLVRTNNPTPDLKSWPLTMRNIYSLGVSNLTQEGLQLDVKFTSGNVDDTNLPGRNTPLLQDLGLDRTNTEGAITPDNLVDFSGIALDARNGTILFPYLEPFGNRITELLEQTSASDSTIQALSFTELYNEKQNTADQSTSKNTLYRIEGSSTGGTSGNYTLGFGIVEGSVKVFAGGTQLTEGVDYEVDYSFGSITILSEQYLASGQDIRIEFEKNQLNAIGQKNFTGLRAEYEVSDDINIGGTYFRLNEQPLSDKIRIGNESISNTVLGLDANASFDTPWITRFIDKIPLLQTKETSSISVSGEFAQLRPGVSQTNAVRDAIDKGELFNDEENGLSFIDDFEGTELSISFTSPTRWNLAAAPAAIPGYGPDQGFFQDSDMSLNSSLESKIDRSDLRGQFSWYSIPRNAESILAGSSRREPEAEIVLTEEVFPGRETNNAQDQVLTPLDIYYNPSNRGPYNYNFDLRNKLENEPENQWGGMTAALPSGQEDLTQNNIEFIEFWVQPILPGEAEPTAEDIAAYDGKIYIDIGTITEDVVPNFDLNTEDGLATNLENLEFDTFQENPRSYVPANPTAPQGQFSNDDRELEDVGFDGVPSNNGFDEQKVETALFSTFLDSMRQSYGEESDEFQSILADPSNDDYVYYRENSVQDLPIQERFYRVMGYHEGNTPTAGGDESVRAITTRPDTEGLISRANIETNNNYYQYEINLNPADFNSLEIETNPDPDNRTYIVDKVPSDRQSNRWHLVRIPLNDFKRKVGDIDGFQNISHIRMWMSGYEKPFTMRFATFEFIGSQWRKVENIEENENFTGEFKVSTINIEENANREPVPYRQPDGSIRALNRGVQVQSLANEQSIVLGVENLGPGEIQMVKKVYPGGLNLLNYSNMRMFVHGEGYYDQTKTNNGRASAELVVRMGTDLNANYYEYRQPVSPSDPEFPFSAYSTEGGGELEIDAEEVWLYDQNSMNMVLSAFNQLKQIRDQQGVSDLTQRFEQQLSTLSVDGEEIAEGAVVSIKGNPSLGRVSEIGMGIYNPHDPSDINSPGSPSLNAEFWLNELRVSGFDNEKGWKANANANFKFADFATFNSNFSRTTTGFGGLESRLGSRSVSDQIGYDLSSTVNLHKLIPDRYGWNFPVTVTTRKNISTPKFLPNQGDIRTDDFIDATNSNDELTESEKQAQINQRLNEIETVSDNFSVNVSNISKQNSESKLARYTIDKTRLSYVYNEGHSKNPEIQFQDDWNYSSSIQYNLAFNNVKLWQPFGFTEEVPVVGVLSNLRLGYMPTSINASANLNRSYKETRRRAELDDDGFEEIQPLQQSQTFNQRSGFGFNYNLTPSIPISFRTNTSYDLSTAGRENINKTGLDADSSTYTLTPTFEVLNGIITDTLSGRRSNYDETYTASWRPQFNKLKGMEWFTYSASYAGGFGWTNSPSGSGLGAGVSNRFRLDHTVKLGIGSLIDKIGFFQRLEEENTKETKARNQSSPSNSDGEEAAPSPDLAKDVRYLGRKAILAIFSMESVDITYNQNKTSSQAGYSGDSQIFYSLAGEADGNYSPPLGYRLGIDEELPRSQLIQQSPSGSAITLPKNNTYSDNITMATKLNLFENFTVDLSWNTKWDERETNTIALTPGGEFNSTISSSGNISSSVWSFGKGYRDLYERQLQTAFDDLNAEDGVISDEVEAGGNGDGRIVLNRNTLEEDFRRAYLGSGTGAIGQKGYTPIPKPNWRVTWSGVQDLIPFIGGAMRAATLTHGYTGSYRLGWSLNTLTGIQDPQGLGAFSVIDQKDLYEPNSINVERRFSPLIQLNVTWESDLRTQVSFDKSNTTSLALSSRTVTERGSKGLSATVNYTFKNVRIPIFPKIKNNITVAINGGFADDTEKKFYLNQDVDEVLSDTDLIPEVNQYDFTDPFVTGQNRINGSLVFGYRFSQTVTSNFEYTLTKVTPKSSAFPPRTNHEIRFNFKIAIQSR, from the coding sequence ATGAATGGGTTACTGTTGATGGGTGTGTCTGCACAAGACACCAGCGATACCACAAAAACAGTTAGCGAGGCTGATAGTACCCTTGAAGGGGTGAAGTTCATCTACCGCCCACCTAAGGGACCGGTAAGCTTATCCCGAACGGTATCACCTGGGAAATTATACTATATAAATCTCTCTAAAGAACAATATGAGACCACCTGGGATTCTACTGACAACTATACCATAAGCCATAAAATTGATGGCATTGAAATTGATATTCCACAGGTTTTCAATTTTGACCAGTTTGTTCTTGAGAAAAAACGACAGCAAGAGCTTCAGATAAGAAAAACCCTTATCAACGATTATAAGGAGCAAGATCAGCAGGGGAAAGGGTTACTCGATTTTAGTCTGCAGATTCCGGGCGGGCAGTCTTCCGTATTTACAACAATTTTTGGAAAGCCGGAAGTAAATCTGCGTGTTAATGGATCGGCAAATATGAACGTAGGTGTTTCAATTCAAAACATTGATGACCCGACTATTGAGCCTGATCTGCAAAGACGTGTCGATCCCACCTTCAACCAAAACCTCCAGTTAAATATTCAGGGTACTATTGGCGATAAACTTACTATAGCCACAGACTGGGATACCGAGCGTGCATTTGATTTTCAAAACCGGTTGAGTATTGTTTATGAAGGATATGAGGATGAAATCATCAAGCGGATAGAAATGGGTAATGTATCCATGGAAACCGGTAACTCTCTGATACGTGGTGGTGCTTCTCTCTTCGGAATTAAATCGGTGGCCGAGCTAGGCTCACTTAGGCTAACATCAGTTGTCTCTCAACAAAAAGGGGAAAGTGATACTCAGACTATAACCGGCGGGTCACAAGAAACACAGTTTGCAATCCGGCCGGTTGAATATCAGAATAACCGTCACTTTTTCATCGACTTTTACAACCGGCAGACGTTTGAGCAGAATGTCTCTAACCCCCAGCAGCTAACTCAGGCTTATCAAATATCAGATTTGAGGGTTTGGATTTCAGAACCTCAGATTAATACTACAGATCCTGAAGCTGTACGTGCTGCCGCTTTTGTTGATTTAGGAGTTGTACAAAATGGCGGTCAGTATGGCCTTCCAAATCCTGATTTTGATATTATTTCAGAAGATTCCCTTTCACAAAACAGAAGTAATGTAAGTGCTTCAGCCGGGAATTTCGATGTAGCTGGTAATGACTTCTATAACGGATACTTTAGGCCTTTAACGGAAGGAGCAGATTATTCGATCAATAAAGCGCTTGGCTACATAAGCTTGAATCGAACTCTTAGTGCGGGAGCTTACTTAGCTGTCTCTTTTATACGCCAACCTGTTCAGGGAGAAGGAAACACACCCATTGAGGTAGGAGACATAGCTCCGCAGTCTTCTGGTCTCAGTTATTTCAAACTCGTCCGTACAAATAACCCAACTCCAGACTTGAAATCATGGCCGCTAACCATGAGAAATATTTACTCGCTGGGAGTTTCCAACTTAACACAAGAAGGGCTACAACTTGACGTCAAATTCACCAGTGGCAACGTCGATGATACAAACCTTCCTGGAAGAAATACTCCGCTTTTGCAAGATTTGGGACTGGATAGAACAAATACCGAAGGTGCTATTACACCGGATAACCTGGTTGACTTTTCCGGTATAGCCTTGGATGCGAGAAACGGGACCATTTTATTTCCATATTTAGAGCCTTTTGGCAACAGAATAACTGAGTTACTGGAGCAAACATCCGCTTCAGATTCTACTATTCAAGCTCTTTCCTTCACGGAGCTTTATAATGAAAAGCAAAACACAGCTGATCAAAGTACTTCTAAAAATACCCTATATAGAATTGAAGGTAGTTCTACAGGTGGTACATCTGGAAACTATACACTTGGATTTGGTATTGTAGAAGGGTCGGTGAAAGTATTTGCTGGAGGAACACAATTAACAGAAGGGGTAGATTACGAAGTTGATTACTCGTTTGGAAGCATCACAATATTGAGTGAACAATACCTTGCTTCAGGACAAGATATTCGTATCGAATTTGAAAAGAACCAGTTGAATGCCATTGGGCAGAAGAACTTTACGGGACTCCGTGCAGAATATGAGGTGAGTGACGATATCAACATTGGAGGAACCTACTTTAGGTTAAATGAACAGCCCCTTTCTGACAAAATCCGTATAGGTAATGAATCCATTAGTAACACGGTGTTGGGTTTGGATGCTAATGCAAGTTTTGATACGCCCTGGATAACCCGGTTTATTGATAAGATTCCACTTCTCCAAACAAAGGAAACTTCCAGTATTAGTGTGAGTGGGGAATTTGCTCAGTTAAGACCGGGTGTTTCTCAAACCAATGCTGTTCGTGATGCTATTGATAAGGGAGAGCTTTTTAATGATGAAGAAAACGGTCTGTCGTTCATCGATGATTTTGAGGGAACTGAGCTTAGCATTTCTTTTACCAGTCCAACGCGATGGAATTTAGCTGCTGCTCCGGCCGCTATCCCGGGATATGGGCCGGATCAGGGTTTCTTTCAAGATTCAGATATGTCATTGAATAGCTCCCTTGAATCTAAGATTGACCGCTCTGACTTAAGAGGGCAGTTCTCATGGTACAGTATTCCTAGAAATGCGGAGAGTATTCTAGCCGGTTCGAGCCGCAGGGAACCTGAAGCCGAGATTGTTCTCACTGAAGAAGTTTTCCCGGGGCGTGAAACGAATAATGCACAGGATCAGGTACTTACGCCGCTGGACATTTACTATAATCCATCTAACCGAGGCCCTTATAACTACAACTTTGATCTCAGGAACAAGCTTGAGAACGAGCCTGAGAATCAATGGGGTGGAATGACAGCGGCCTTGCCATCGGGACAGGAAGATTTAACCCAGAACAATATTGAGTTCATTGAATTTTGGGTGCAGCCTATTCTTCCGGGTGAAGCGGAGCCTACAGCTGAGGATATTGCTGCCTATGACGGGAAAATCTACATCGATATTGGAACCATTACCGAAGATGTAGTTCCAAACTTTGATCTGAATACGGAAGATGGGTTAGCCACGAACCTCGAAAATCTGGAGTTTGATACATTTCAGGAGAATCCAAGGTCTTACGTTCCTGCGAATCCGACCGCGCCTCAGGGTCAATTTTCAAATGATGACCGAGAGCTGGAGGATGTTGGATTTGATGGAGTGCCAAGTAACAATGGATTTGATGAGCAAAAAGTAGAGACCGCTTTGTTTAGTACGTTCCTCGATTCTATGCGGCAGTCATACGGAGAAGAAAGTGATGAATTTCAGTCTATTTTAGCTGACCCTTCTAACGATGATTATGTGTACTACAGGGAAAACAGCGTCCAGGATTTACCTATCCAGGAACGTTTCTATCGGGTAATGGGATACCACGAAGGGAATACACCAACCGCGGGTGGAGATGAGTCGGTAAGGGCTATCACAACACGTCCTGATACCGAAGGCTTAATAAGCCGTGCTAACATCGAGACCAATAATAATTACTACCAGTACGAGATCAATCTAAATCCGGCCGATTTCAACTCTCTCGAAATTGAAACCAATCCCGACCCTGATAACAGAACTTATATTGTAGATAAGGTTCCGAGTGATCGTCAATCGAACCGATGGCACTTAGTTAGAATACCGCTCAACGACTTTAAACGGAAAGTGGGAGATATTGATGGCTTCCAAAACATCAGTCATATCCGAATGTGGATGTCGGGTTACGAGAAACCATTCACTATGCGTTTTGCTACTTTTGAATTTATTGGTAGCCAGTGGCGTAAGGTGGAGAATATTGAGGAGAACGAGAATTTCACCGGAGAGTTTAAAGTATCAACCATCAATATTGAGGAAAATGCCAACCGTGAACCTGTTCCTTATCGCCAGCCTGACGGTTCCATTCGTGCCTTAAACAGAGGGGTTCAGGTTCAATCTTTAGCTAATGAGCAGTCCATTGTATTAGGGGTTGAGAACTTAGGTCCCGGAGAAATTCAGATGGTGAAGAAGGTGTACCCGGGCGGACTAAATCTTCTAAACTACTCCAACATGCGTATGTTTGTGCATGGTGAAGGTTATTACGATCAAACCAAAACAAATAACGGTCGGGCCAGTGCCGAGTTAGTAGTTCGTATGGGTACTGATCTGAACGCGAATTATTACGAGTATCGCCAGCCGGTTTCCCCCTCAGATCCTGAATTCCCATTCTCTGCATACAGCACTGAAGGCGGGGGAGAATTGGAAATTGATGCCGAGGAAGTGTGGCTATATGATCAGAACAGTATGAATATGGTTCTATCTGCTTTTAATCAGCTTAAACAAATAAGGGATCAGCAGGGTGTAAGTGATTTAACACAGCGGTTTGAGCAGCAGCTTTCAACCCTTTCCGTAGATGGTGAAGAAATAGCTGAAGGGGCAGTAGTGAGTATCAAAGGGAATCCATCATTAGGCCGGGTTTCTGAAATTGGAATGGGAATTTATAACCCTCATGATCCATCGGATATAAATTCCCCAGGTTCACCAAGTTTAAATGCGGAATTCTGGTTGAATGAGTTACGAGTGTCCGGTTTTGATAATGAGAAAGGCTGGAAAGCGAATGCAAATGCTAATTTTAAGTTTGCTGATTTTGCCACCTTCAATTCAAACTTCTCAAGAACCACAACGGGCTTTGGTGGCTTAGAATCACGGTTAGGTTCACGAAGTGTATCTGACCAGATTGGATATGACTTAAGCTCAACGGTTAACCTGCACAAGCTGATTCCTGACCGATATGGCTGGAACTTCCCTGTAACGGTTACCACGCGTAAGAATATTTCAACCCCTAAATTTTTACCCAATCAAGGGGATATTAGAACCGATGACTTTATTGACGCCACAAACAGTAATGATGAGCTGACGGAATCGGAAAAACAAGCACAGATAAATCAGCGCCTAAATGAAATAGAGACGGTAAGTGATAATTTCTCCGTTAACGTTTCAAATATATCCAAGCAGAATTCTGAAAGTAAATTAGCCCGATATACCATTGATAAAACCCGGCTGAGTTATGTCTATAACGAGGGGCATTCCAAGAACCCGGAAATCCAGTTTCAGGATGATTGGAACTATAGTTCATCCATTCAATATAATCTGGCGTTTAATAACGTGAAGCTATGGCAACCATTTGGATTCACAGAAGAAGTGCCGGTGGTTGGGGTACTGTCTAACCTACGTCTGGGCTATATGCCGACTTCAATAAACGCATCGGCAAACCTGAACCGTTCTTATAAAGAGACTCGCCGACGTGCAGAGTTGGACGATGATGGATTTGAAGAAATTCAACCTTTGCAGCAAAGTCAGACGTTTAATCAGCGATCCGGGTTTGGTTTTAACTATAATCTGACGCCATCTATTCCTATCTCATTCCGTACTAACACCAGCTATGATTTATCCACTGCGGGACGAGAAAACATCAATAAGACCGGGCTTGATGCCGATAGTAGTACCTACACGCTCACCCCAACATTTGAAGTATTAAATGGAATTATAACAGATACGCTTTCGGGAAGACGATCCAATTACGACGAAACCTATACGGCGAGCTGGCGACCTCAGTTTAATAAGCTCAAAGGTATGGAATGGTTTACTTATTCGGCTTCCTATGCAGGGGGATTTGGCTGGACAAACAGTCCGAGCGGTTCCGGATTAGGAGCAGGTGTATCCAACAGGTTCCGGTTAGACCATACCGTAAAACTTGGCATTGGAAGTTTGATTGACAAGATTGGATTCTTTCAGAGATTAGAAGAGGAGAATACCAAAGAAACTAAAGCAAGGAACCAGTCCAGCCCTTCAAACAGTGACGGGGAAGAAGCTGCACCAAGCCCCGATCTGGCTAAAGACGTTAGGTATCTTGGAAGGAAGGCTATTCTGGCCATTTTCAGTATGGAAAGTGTTGATATCACCTACAATCAAAATAAAACATCATCGCAGGCCGGATACAGCGGAGATTCACAGATATTTTATTCCTTAGCTGGTGAGGCTGACGGCAATTACTCGCCACCTTTAGGGTACAGACTCGGTATTGATGAGGAACTGCCTCGTTCGCAATTAATCCAGCAAAGTCCCTCGGGAAGTGCAATCACATTACCCAAGAATAACACGTATTCTGACAACATCACGATGGCTACCAAGCTCAACCTGTTTGAAAACTTCACGGTTGATTTAAGCTGGAATACAAAATGGGACGAGCGCGAAACCAACACCATTGCCTTGACTCCCGGTGGTGAATTTAACTCAACTATTTCATCAAGCGGAAATATCAGTTCTTCGGTATGGTCTTTCGGTAAAGGATATCGCGATTTATATGAACGACAGCTTCAAACAGCCTTTGATGATTTGAATGCAGAGGACGGTGTAATTAGTGATGAAGTTGAAGCAGGAGGTAACGGCGACGGTAGAATTGTACTGAACCGAAATACTCTTGAAGAAGATTTTAGGAGAGCTTATTTAGGATCTGGAACCGGCGCTATAGGGCAGAAGGGGTATACGCCTATTCCTAAGCCCAACTGGCGAGTTACGTGGTCTGGCGTGCAGGACTTGATTCCTTTTATCGGCGGGGCTATGCGGGCAGCTACACTGACTCACGGCTATACAGGAAGCTATAGACTGGGATGGAGCCTGAACACGCTTACGGGAATTCAGGACCCACAGGGACTAGGGGCGTTTAGCGTTATAGATCAAAAGGACTTATATGAACCAAATTCAATAAACGTAGAGCGTCGCTTTTCACCACTCATTCAGCTTAATGTTACCTGGGAATCTGACCTAAGAACACAAGTCAGCTTTGATAAAAGCAATACTACCAGTTTAGCTCTTTCCAGTAGAACGGTAACGGAAAGAGGGTCAAAAGGTCTGTCAGCAACTGTTAATTATACTTTCAAGAATGTCAGAATTCCTATTTTCCCGAAAATTAAAAACAATATTACCGTAGCTATAAACGGTGGTTTTGCCGACGATACTGAGAAGAAATTTTATCTGAATCAGGATGTGGATGAGGTTTTAAGTGATACAGATCTTATTCCGGAAGTCAATCAATATGATTTTACTGATCCCTTTGTTACCGGGCAGAATAGAATTAATGGCTCTTTGGTATTTGGGTACCGGTTCTCACAAACGGTAACCTCAAACTTTGAATATACATTGACTAAAGTAACACCTAAGTCATCTGCCTTCCCACCACGTACCAACCACGAAATTAGGTTCAACTTTAAGATTGCTATTCAGTCAAGATAA